A single genomic interval of Dyella sp. GSA-30 harbors:
- a CDS encoding NAD-dependent epimerase produces MKVLVTGTAGFIGSHVAMHLLDRGDEVIGFDNLSDYYDVNLKRARLARFIDRPGYTHIHGDLADRAAVEAVFAEHKPQRVINLAAQAGVRYAAQNPHVYIASNVTGFLHILEGCRHHGVEHLVFASTSSVYGANTSMPFSEHQSAEHPLTLYAATKKANEQMAHSYAHLYGIPCTGLRFFTVYGPWGRPDMALFLFTKAILAGEPIKVFNHGHHKRSFTYIDDIVEGVVRTLDNVPGSDPSWRSDAPDPASSNAPYRLYNIGNERPVELLRYIEVLEQCLGCKAIMEMLPLQAGDVPDTEADVSGLIEAVGYRPQVSVEEGVRQFVRWYLMTYPSALSPSIPGAVPA; encoded by the coding sequence ATGAAGGTGCTGGTTACCGGTACGGCCGGCTTTATCGGCTCGCATGTCGCCATGCATCTGCTCGATCGTGGCGATGAGGTGATCGGTTTCGACAATCTGAGCGACTACTACGACGTCAACCTCAAGCGGGCTCGGCTCGCCCGCTTCATAGATCGCCCAGGTTATACCCACATACACGGGGACTTGGCCGATCGTGCGGCCGTGGAAGCGGTATTTGCCGAGCACAAGCCACAGCGGGTGATCAATCTGGCCGCACAGGCCGGCGTGCGCTATGCGGCGCAGAATCCGCATGTGTACATCGCCAGCAACGTGACCGGTTTTCTGCACATTCTGGAAGGCTGCCGTCATCACGGTGTGGAGCACCTTGTGTTTGCATCCACCAGCTCGGTCTACGGCGCGAATACTTCGATGCCGTTCTCCGAACACCAGTCCGCCGAGCATCCGTTGACCTTGTACGCGGCGACCAAGAAGGCGAATGAACAGATGGCGCACAGCTATGCGCATCTGTACGGCATTCCATGCACGGGTTTGCGCTTTTTCACCGTCTACGGTCCGTGGGGGCGGCCGGACATGGCGCTGTTCCTGTTTACCAAGGCGATCCTGGCCGGCGAGCCGATCAAGGTCTTCAACCACGGTCATCACAAGCGCAGCTTCACCTATATCGACGATATCGTCGAAGGCGTGGTGCGCACGTTGGACAACGTGCCTGGTTCGGATCCCTCATGGCGCAGCGATGCGCCCGATCCGGCCAGCAGCAACGCGCCGTATCGCCTCTACAACATCGGCAACGAACGTCCAGTCGAGCTATTGCGCTACATCGAAGTGCTTGAGCAGTGCCTCGGATGCAAGGCGATCATGGAAATGTTGCCGTTGCAGGCAGGCGACGTACCCGATACCGAGGCTGATGTATCCGGTCTGATCGAGGCCGTCGGCTACCGTCCCCAGGTGTCGGTGGAAGAGGGCGTACGCCAGTTTGTTCGCTGGTACCTGATGACCTATCCGTCTGCCTTGTCCCCTTCGATCCCCGGAGCCGTTCCAGCATGA
- a CDS encoding Gfo/Idh/MocA family oxidoreductase, translating to MKNFALIGAAGYIAPRHMQAIKDTGHQLVAAYDPNDSVGIIDSHFPEADFFTEFERFDRHVDKLRRHNHSHRLDYISICSPNYLHDSHMRFALRSGTDAICEKPLVLNPWNIDGLKEIERDSGHKVSTILQLRVHPAIIALREQVQRGKHDKKYEVDLTYITSRGHWYLQSWKGDAKKSGGIATNIGVHFFDMLHFIFGELQDNVVHYSSETKAAGYLEYEHARARWFLSVDVEDVPDEQRAAGQRTYRSITVDGKEIEFSGGFTDLHTRSYQEILAGRGYGLEANRTAITTVATIRNAQPLGLQGDYHPFLNRDSIGV from the coding sequence ATGAAGAATTTTGCCCTGATCGGCGCCGCCGGCTATATCGCGCCACGTCATATGCAGGCGATCAAGGACACTGGCCATCAGCTGGTGGCCGCTTATGATCCGAATGACTCGGTCGGCATCATCGACAGCCATTTCCCGGAGGCCGATTTCTTTACCGAGTTCGAGCGCTTCGATCGTCATGTCGACAAGCTGCGTCGCCACAATCACAGTCACCGGCTCGACTACATCTCGATATGTTCGCCCAACTATCTGCATGACTCGCATATGCGCTTCGCCTTGCGTTCCGGTACCGACGCAATCTGCGAAAAGCCGCTGGTGCTCAATCCGTGGAACATCGACGGCCTGAAGGAAATCGAGCGCGACAGCGGTCACAAAGTCAGTACCATTCTGCAACTGCGCGTGCATCCGGCGATCATCGCGTTACGCGAGCAGGTGCAGCGCGGCAAGCACGACAAGAAGTACGAGGTGGACCTGACCTATATCACCTCGCGCGGTCACTGGTATCTGCAGTCCTGGAAGGGCGATGCCAAGAAGTCCGGTGGCATTGCCACGAATATCGGCGTGCATTTCTTCGACATGCTGCATTTCATTTTTGGCGAGCTGCAGGACAACGTGGTTCATTACTCGTCCGAGACCAAGGCGGCCGGCTACCTGGAATACGAACACGCCAGGGCGCGCTGGTTCTTGTCGGTGGACGTGGAGGACGTGCCGGACGAACAGCGTGCCGCAGGTCAGCGCACCTATCGTTCGATCACCGTGGATGGCAAGGAGATCGAGTTCTCCGGCGGCTTCACTGATTTGCATACGCGCAGCTACCAGGAAATCCTCGCTGGGCGCGGCTACGGCCTGGAAGCCAATCGTACGGCTATCACGACGGTTGCAACGATCCGCAATGCGCAGCCGTTGGGTTTGCAGGGTGACTACCATCCTTTTCTTAACCGGGATTCGATAGGAGTTTGA
- the wbpD gene encoding UDP-2-acetamido-3-amino-2,3-dideoxy-D-glucuronate N-acetyltransferase: MSFYQHSSAIVDEGAQIGEGSRVWHFVHVCAGARIGKGVSLGQNVFVGNKVSIGDHCKIQNNVSVYDNVTLEEGVFCGPSMVFTNVYNPRSLVERKDEYRDTLVKRGATLGANCTIVCGVTIGEFAFIGAGAVINKDVPAYALMVGVPARQIGWMSEFGEQLDLPLTGNGETLCPTTGLLYQLQDGQCRCVKR; encoded by the coding sequence ATGAGTTTCTATCAGCATTCCAGTGCGATCGTCGATGAAGGTGCCCAGATCGGAGAAGGCTCACGTGTCTGGCATTTCGTGCATGTCTGCGCGGGCGCACGCATCGGCAAGGGCGTATCGCTTGGCCAGAATGTGTTCGTCGGTAACAAGGTCAGTATCGGCGACCACTGCAAGATTCAAAACAACGTGTCGGTCTACGACAACGTGACGCTGGAAGAGGGCGTGTTCTGCGGCCCGAGCATGGTTTTTACCAATGTCTACAACCCGCGCTCCCTGGTGGAGCGCAAGGACGAATATCGCGACACGTTAGTGAAACGAGGCGCCACGCTTGGGGCCAACTGTACGATCGTCTGCGGCGTGACCATCGGTGAATTCGCCTTCATCGGTGCCGGCGCCGTGATCAACAAAGATGTGCCGGCCTATGCACTGATGGTGGGTGTGCCGGCACGCCAGATCGGCTGGATGAGCGAATTCGGCGAACAACTCGACCTGCCGCTGACCGGCAATGGTGAAACGCTATGTCCGACTACAGGCCTGCTGTACCAGCTGCAAGATGGGCAGTGCCGTTGCGTGAAAAGATAG
- a CDS encoding oligosaccharide flippase family protein — protein sequence MPLREKIARLRQSGLIRSITLLVGGTAFAQALMVLVLPVLTRLYSPQDFSVLAVYASLLGIISVAACLRLDIAIPMPEIDGDAANLLALALGFCLLVSVVTALPILLAPAAIARLLHQPGLQPYLWLLPIGVLLAGTYSALQYWATRKKIFGTIAKTRMTQAIGGAGAQLGMGWLGLAPSGLLVGQAISSGAGVVGLGRRILTVDRAALNDVSRSNMRRLFHEYDRFPKYSTFEALANTGGIQLPVILIAALAIGPEAGFLMLGMRVIQVPMNLIGNAVSQVYLAHAPEEYRAGTLGKFTAGILGGLMKTGVGPLLFAALVAPQAFALIFGEKWQRAGVLVAWMTPWFVAQLMSSPVSMVMHVRNRQRGMMILTIAGLCLRVGAIGAAAALLPGRLSEMYAVSGAVFYLACFFVFSHLAGLRLQDYRLLLKSGFNFVALWVLLGLLARYALGRFV from the coding sequence GTGCCGTTGCGTGAAAAGATAGCGCGTCTCCGCCAGAGTGGGCTGATCCGCTCGATCACCTTGCTGGTTGGAGGCACCGCGTTCGCGCAGGCGCTGATGGTACTGGTATTGCCGGTACTGACACGGCTGTATTCGCCGCAGGATTTCAGTGTGCTGGCGGTCTATGCATCGCTGCTTGGCATCATTTCGGTGGCCGCCTGTTTGCGCCTGGATATCGCCATACCCATGCCCGAGATCGATGGCGACGCGGCCAATCTGCTGGCCTTGGCGCTCGGCTTTTGCCTGTTGGTGTCGGTGGTGACAGCCTTGCCGATTCTGTTGGCGCCCGCTGCGATCGCCCGGTTGCTGCACCAGCCGGGATTGCAGCCTTATTTGTGGCTGTTGCCGATCGGCGTGTTGCTGGCGGGGACTTATAGCGCATTGCAGTATTGGGCCACGCGGAAAAAAATCTTCGGCACCATCGCCAAGACCCGGATGACGCAGGCGATCGGCGGCGCGGGCGCACAGCTCGGTATGGGCTGGCTGGGCCTGGCGCCTTCCGGTTTGCTGGTGGGGCAGGCGATCAGCAGCGGTGCCGGCGTGGTCGGCCTGGGGCGGCGCATATTGACTGTGGATCGTGCGGCGCTGAATGACGTGAGCCGCTCCAACATGCGGCGGCTGTTTCACGAGTACGATCGCTTCCCCAAGTATTCGACCTTCGAGGCATTGGCCAATACCGGCGGCATTCAATTGCCGGTCATTCTGATCGCTGCACTGGCGATCGGACCGGAAGCCGGTTTCCTGATGCTGGGTATGCGTGTGATCCAGGTGCCGATGAATCTGATCGGCAATGCCGTCTCTCAAGTCTATCTGGCGCATGCGCCGGAAGAATATCGCGCCGGTACGCTGGGCAAGTTCACCGCAGGCATTCTCGGTGGATTGATGAAGACGGGCGTTGGTCCGCTGCTGTTTGCCGCCCTGGTGGCACCGCAGGCCTTCGCGCTCATCTTTGGCGAGAAATGGCAGCGAGCCGGCGTCCTGGTCGCATGGATGACGCCGTGGTTTGTCGCGCAGCTGATGTCGTCGCCGGTATCCATGGTCATGCATGTGCGCAATCGCCAGCGCGGCATGATGATCCTGACCATCGCTGGCCTGTGCTTGCGCGTCGGAGCGATCGGTGCCGCGGCTGCCCTCCTGCCTGGCCGCCTTTCTGAAATGTATGCGGTCTCCGGCGCGGTGTTTTATCTGGCGTGCTTTTTCGTCTTTTCCCATCTGGCGGGATTGCGACTGCAGGATTATCGACTGTTGCTGAAGTCGGGCTTCAACTTCGTGGCGCTTTGGGTGCTTCTGGGGTTGCTGGCGCGTTACGCGTTGGGGAGATTCGTCTGA
- a CDS encoding DapH/DapD/GlmU-related protein: MIKRVLMRTGFLIKPVTKLVLSLFFQRKYLQGRHFDASYGGYFWAVRSVWQKNILRLARPLPWPSGLTCYVSNPDNLVFHPDDINNFQSPGIYLQNFKGTIHIGRGTYIAPNVGIITANHRLDALDEHEDGQDVVIGEKCWIGMNAVILPGVILGNRTVVAAGAVVTRSFPQGRCVIGGTPAKILKEIEYAVH, from the coding sequence ATGATCAAGCGTGTGCTCATGCGAACGGGTTTCCTGATCAAGCCGGTGACGAAGCTGGTGTTGTCGCTTTTTTTCCAGCGGAAGTACCTGCAAGGTCGGCATTTCGATGCCAGCTATGGCGGGTACTTCTGGGCGGTGCGCTCGGTATGGCAGAAAAACATTCTTCGTCTGGCACGTCCATTGCCCTGGCCCAGCGGTTTGACTTGTTATGTGTCCAATCCGGACAACCTGGTATTCCATCCGGACGATATCAATAACTTCCAATCACCCGGAATTTACCTGCAGAACTTCAAGGGCACCATCCATATCGGCCGCGGGACTTATATCGCGCCGAACGTCGGCATCATCACCGCGAATCATCGTCTGGATGCATTGGACGAGCACGAAGACGGTCAGGACGTGGTGATCGGGGAGAAGTGTTGGATCGGCATGAACGCGGTGATTCTTCCCGGCGTGATCCTAGGCAACAGAACCGTGGTGGCCGCGGGCGCGGTAGTTACTCGCAGCTTTCCGCAGGGCCGATGCGTCATCGGCGGTACGCCGGCAAAAATTCTCAAAGAGATCGAATATGCAGTTCATTGA
- a CDS encoding DegT/DnrJ/EryC1/StrS family aminotransferase: protein MQFIDLKTQQQAIKPELDRRIAEVLAHGQYIMGPEVAELEQTLANFVGVKHCVTVASGTEALLISLMALGVGPGDEVITSPFTFAASAEVIALLGARPVFVDVEPHTGNIDARLIAERIGDRTRAIMPISLYGQLADMEAICAVAADHGHIPVIEDGAQSFGAQRNGKRSCGMSTIGCSSFFPSKPLGCYGDGGALFTDDDTLAQAAREIRVHGQSKRYVHTRIGLGGRMDTLQCAIVLAKWPRFAWEVEQRHALGAEYTRQLAEVAHAVPVSSDEVGLPLSGLRTLALAPGNRSVYAQYTALVPHRDVVQGELKSAGIPTAVHYPIPLNEQPAYRSFDADARTPVASWLAEHVISLPMGPDLSWDDQRQVVGLLSEVLAGVSV from the coding sequence ATGCAGTTCATTGATCTGAAGACGCAACAGCAGGCGATCAAGCCGGAACTCGACCGCAGGATCGCCGAGGTACTTGCGCACGGCCAGTACATCATGGGTCCGGAAGTTGCCGAGCTTGAGCAGACTCTGGCGAACTTTGTCGGGGTGAAGCACTGCGTCACCGTCGCCAGCGGCACCGAGGCGTTGCTTATTTCGTTGATGGCGTTGGGGGTGGGGCCGGGTGACGAGGTCATCACCAGCCCATTCACGTTCGCCGCCAGTGCCGAGGTCATTGCACTGCTTGGCGCCAGGCCCGTATTCGTGGATGTCGAGCCGCACACCGGCAATATCGATGCCCGCTTGATTGCAGAACGCATTGGCGACCGAACCCGCGCAATCATGCCGATCAGCCTGTATGGGCAGTTGGCGGATATGGAGGCCATCTGCGCCGTCGCGGCCGACCACGGCCATATCCCGGTGATCGAGGACGGTGCGCAAAGCTTTGGCGCGCAGCGCAACGGCAAACGCAGCTGCGGGATGTCTACCATCGGCTGCAGCAGCTTCTTTCCCAGCAAACCACTGGGCTGTTACGGCGACGGCGGCGCATTGTTTACCGATGACGACACGCTGGCGCAGGCGGCGCGAGAGATCCGGGTCCATGGGCAGAGCAAGCGCTACGTGCATACGCGCATTGGCCTGGGCGGACGGATGGATACGCTGCAATGCGCGATCGTTCTGGCGAAGTGGCCACGATTTGCCTGGGAGGTAGAGCAGCGGCACGCATTAGGCGCGGAATACACGCGACAACTCGCCGAGGTTGCGCATGCCGTACCGGTAAGCAGCGACGAGGTCGGTCTTCCGTTAAGCGGATTGCGTACGTTGGCGCTGGCACCCGGCAACCGTTCAGTGTACGCGCAATACACCGCATTGGTGCCTCATCGCGATGTTGTGCAAGGCGAACTGAAGAGCGCAGGCATTCCTACAGCTGTGCACTATCCGATACCGCTGAACGAGCAGCCGGCGTATCGGTCGTTCGACGCCGATGCCAGGACGCCCGTGGCCAGCTGGTTGGCCGAACACGTTATCAGCCTGCCGATGGGCCCGGATCTGTCGTGGGACGATCAGCGCCAGGTTGTCGGGCTGCTGTCCGAAGTGCTTGCCGGAGTGAGCGTATGA
- the wecB gene encoding UDP-N-acetylglucosamine 2-epimerase (non-hydrolyzing): MKIVTVVGARPQFIKAAVVSRALAGHRQHVKEVLVHTGQHYDANMSDVFFNELDIPRPAYHLGIGGGPHGQNTGRMIESIEIVLLSEKPDWMLVYGDTDSTLAGALAASKLHIPVAHVEAGLRSYNRRMPEEINRVLTDHLASLLLVPSEGAKDNLRSEGIIGSKVRVAGDVMYDAALYYREKARRPATEALDALGDNGFALCTIHRAENTDDNGRLQGILTGLAALPTAVILPLHPRTRSRMAAAGIHFPDNVRVIDPVGYLEMVWLEANCRMVLTDSGGVQKEAYFHGKPCITLRDETEWVELVEIGANRIVGTSSVAIGQAYEQMLACEISGAVQPYGKGHAADLVIEALLEGHPVKSGARTAVSVDD, translated from the coding sequence ATGAAGATCGTAACCGTCGTCGGCGCCAGGCCACAGTTCATCAAGGCCGCCGTTGTCTCGCGTGCGCTTGCCGGGCACCGCCAGCATGTAAAGGAGGTCCTGGTGCATACCGGTCAGCACTACGACGCCAACATGTCGGATGTGTTTTTCAATGAGCTGGATATCCCAAGACCGGCCTACCATCTGGGTATCGGCGGCGGGCCGCATGGTCAGAACACCGGGCGCATGATCGAAAGCATCGAAATCGTGCTGCTATCGGAAAAGCCCGATTGGATGCTGGTCTATGGCGACACTGACAGCACGCTCGCCGGCGCACTGGCAGCGAGCAAGCTTCATATACCGGTCGCCCATGTCGAAGCGGGATTGCGTTCGTACAACCGGCGCATGCCCGAAGAGATCAATCGGGTACTGACCGATCACCTGGCCAGTCTGCTGCTGGTTCCCAGTGAGGGCGCAAAGGACAATCTACGCAGCGAGGGCATTATCGGTTCCAAGGTGCGCGTGGCAGGCGATGTGATGTATGACGCCGCATTGTATTACCGGGAAAAGGCCAGGCGGCCGGCGACCGAGGCACTGGATGCGCTTGGCGACAATGGTTTTGCGTTGTGCACCATTCACCGCGCCGAGAACACCGATGATAACGGCAGATTGCAAGGCATTCTGACGGGTCTGGCCGCGTTGCCCACGGCAGTGATCCTTCCGCTGCATCCCCGTACGCGGTCGCGCATGGCAGCGGCGGGCATCCATTTTCCCGACAATGTTCGGGTGATCGACCCGGTCGGTTATCTCGAGATGGTCTGGTTGGAAGCGAATTGCCGGATGGTACTGACCGATTCCGGCGGCGTGCAGAAAGAGGCTTATTTTCATGGCAAGCCCTGTATCACCCTGCGTGACGAGACCGAGTGGGTGGAGCTGGTCGAGATAGGCGCCAATCGCATCGTGGGCACGTCGTCCGTGGCCATCGGGCAGGCGTATGAGCAGATGCTGGCATGCGAGATTTCCGGGGCGGTGCAGCCTTACGGGAAAGGCCACGCCGCGGATCTCGTTATCGAAGCGCTTCTGGAAGGCCATCCGGTAAAGAGCGGTGCCAGGACGGCAGTCAGCGTTGACGACTGA
- a CDS encoding glycosyltransferase, whose amino-acid sequence MLNKTDPKKINLFVFATHHTANNIASQRFKGLLKYLDFQKYRVFIFSRTTGQDAVETNMPVGGDEAFNDINVMNFRGHCVGSESSATSSLLSLLSAFASPTPFLAAATNRVLGRSSDTWLINALEAADALCRARLAEGEACVVIGTYSPIDALVAARCLSAKHRIPCLQDFRDGLTFEALGRQGRLSALLRQLVESRVVTASGLVTTVSRALVSDFERRYPKKKVGLMPNGYDPDDFSVQDGDSRAVAAQLMAQHVPSGKRLIGHFGRISASDHSRIGSLECFVRAMNASAEARQHAHALFVGELTPIEREIISRLECTYSTVDSVPRPVALNLMMQCQQLLLITGDGVGCATGKLFEYLAAGPEVICFSGVENEASHILSETGAGATVLTTDETRAPAMLDRLFGVASGSAKQRGIGVYSKVEQVRQFDRWLSGMVA is encoded by the coding sequence ATGTTGAACAAGACCGACCCCAAGAAAATCAACCTGTTCGTGTTTGCCACGCATCACACGGCCAACAACATCGCGTCGCAGCGATTCAAGGGCCTGTTGAAGTATCTGGATTTCCAGAAGTACCGGGTCTTCATCTTTTCGCGCACGACTGGCCAGGATGCCGTTGAGACAAACATGCCGGTCGGAGGCGATGAAGCTTTCAACGACATCAACGTGATGAATTTTCGCGGGCATTGCGTCGGCTCGGAGTCGTCGGCGACCAGCTCGTTATTGTCGTTGCTGTCGGCTTTTGCGTCGCCCACGCCATTTTTGGCGGCGGCGACCAATCGTGTGCTCGGACGCAGTAGCGATACCTGGCTGATCAACGCGCTGGAAGCGGCCGATGCGTTATGCCGTGCGCGCCTTGCCGAAGGCGAGGCTTGCGTCGTTATCGGTACCTATTCGCCCATCGACGCGCTGGTTGCTGCCCGTTGCCTGTCGGCAAAGCATCGCATCCCTTGCCTGCAGGATTTCAGGGACGGCCTGACCTTCGAGGCGCTGGGGCGGCAGGGCAGGCTCAGTGCGCTGTTGCGCCAACTGGTCGAGAGCCGGGTTGTTACGGCATCTGGCCTGGTGACGACGGTGAGCCGCGCGCTGGTGAGCGATTTCGAACGGCGTTACCCGAAGAAAAAGGTCGGGCTGATGCCCAATGGCTACGATCCGGATGACTTCTCCGTGCAGGATGGCGACAGCCGCGCCGTAGCTGCTCAATTGATGGCGCAGCATGTGCCGTCTGGGAAGCGCTTGATCGGTCATTTCGGTCGGATCAGCGCGAGCGACCATAGTCGCATCGGCAGTCTGGAATGCTTCGTACGTGCAATGAATGCGAGTGCGGAGGCACGCCAGCATGCGCATGCCTTGTTTGTTGGAGAGCTGACTCCCATCGAGCGCGAAATCATCTCGCGCCTGGAATGCACATACAGCACGGTCGACTCGGTGCCGCGTCCAGTCGCCTTGAATCTGATGATGCAATGCCAGCAACTTCTATTGATTACCGGCGACGGTGTCGGTTGCGCCACCGGGAAGCTGTTCGAGTACCTGGCCGCCGGACCGGAGGTGATCTGTTTTTCCGGCGTCGAAAACGAGGCCTCTCATATTCTTTCCGAAACCGGGGCGGGTGCTACGGTGCTGACGACTGACGAGACCAGGGCGCCGGCAATGCTGGATCGCCTGTTTGGCGTCGCGTCGGGCAGCGCCAAACAACGCGGTATCGGTGTTTACAGCAAGGTCGAACAGGTCCGCCAGTTCGATCGTTGGCTAAGCGGCATGGTCGCGTGA
- a CDS encoding glycosyltransferase family 4 protein, producing MRRLKVILFSKYSRMGASSRLRSMQYLPLLAEQGIDIEVCELFPDAYLQARYGGSAFSAKKHVWKYYWRRMVQLLRAPSGSVLWIEAELFPYLPYWLESMLRRSAAPFVAEYDDALFHNYDLSSSSLVRRILGKKIDRVMRHASCVIAGNGYLAARANQARATRVERIPTVVDHRRYTKVTHGEREQTVIGWVGSPATQKYLLDIRHALAQVCAKHNARLLLVGANAQMVDALAGIPVERVEWSEDTEAATIARMDIGIMPLVDGPWERGKCGYKLIQYMASGLPVVASPVGVNVDIVRQGENGYLAADDAAWADALQRLVGDASLRQRMGSAGREQVEREYSLAAQAPRLAAVLRSLLQSDSAPTGTASPRVEQFDMERR from the coding sequence ATGAGGCGGCTCAAAGTTATTCTGTTTTCCAAATACTCACGGATGGGCGCCAGTTCGCGCTTGCGCAGCATGCAGTATCTGCCGCTGCTGGCCGAGCAAGGTATCGATATCGAAGTATGCGAGCTGTTCCCAGACGCCTATCTGCAGGCCAGATACGGCGGGAGTGCATTTTCTGCGAAGAAGCACGTGTGGAAGTACTACTGGCGCCGTATGGTTCAATTGCTTCGCGCGCCGTCTGGCAGCGTGCTGTGGATCGAGGCCGAGCTGTTTCCCTACCTGCCTTACTGGCTGGAATCCATGCTTCGCCGATCCGCCGCGCCGTTCGTGGCCGAATACGACGATGCCTTGTTCCACAATTACGATCTGTCATCGAGTTCGCTCGTAAGGCGCATTCTTGGCAAGAAAATCGATCGGGTCATGCGGCACGCATCATGCGTCATCGCGGGTAACGGCTATCTTGCCGCACGTGCGAATCAGGCCAGGGCCACGCGGGTTGAGCGTATTCCCACGGTCGTGGACCACCGGCGCTATACGAAGGTGACCCATGGCGAAAGGGAACAAACGGTGATCGGCTGGGTGGGTTCTCCAGCCACCCAGAAATACCTGCTCGATATTCGGCATGCACTGGCCCAGGTCTGCGCGAAGCACAACGCGCGCCTGCTGCTGGTCGGTGCCAACGCGCAGATGGTCGACGCACTGGCCGGCATTCCGGTGGAGCGGGTGGAATGGTCCGAAGACACCGAGGCAGCGACTATCGCGCGCATGGACATCGGCATCATGCCGCTGGTCGATGGCCCCTGGGAGCGCGGCAAGTGCGGCTACAAGCTGATCCAGTACATGGCCAGCGGTTTGCCGGTAGTGGCCTCGCCGGTAGGTGTGAACGTGGACATCGTACGGCAAGGCGAAAACGGCTATCTCGCGGCCGACGATGCTGCCTGGGCGGATGCGCTGCAGCGGCTTGTAGGCGACGCATCCTTGCGGCAACGCATGGGCAGCGCAGGCCGCGAGCAGGTCGAGCGCGAGTACAGCCTTGCGGCCCAAGCGCCGCGCCTGGCTGCCGTGCTGCGTAGCCTGTTGCAATCCGATAGCGCGCCGACCGGCACGGCATCACCCAGGGTAGAGCAGTTCGATATGGAGCGACGCTGA